GAACTTCGCGCGCTTGAGTTTCTTGAGTTCGGCGACCGCCTGCTTCACGCCGATCGGACCCGCGTCGTGGAGCTTCTTCACCACGTTCTTCAGGTGGTTGCGGAGCTTCTTACCGCGGCGCGGCGGGATGCCGGGCTTTTTCTTGACTTGCGGCGTCTCGGCGACGTCGATCTTCTTCTCGGCCGCAACGGGGACCGGGGCCGGAGCCGCGGCGACGACCGCTGCGGGCTCGGCTACGGGAGCCGCGGTCGGCTCGGTCACCGGTGCCGACTCTTGGTCATTTTCTTTTGCCATGATCCCAAAACCTCTCGAGTCGGGGTTCGTCGCGATTGGCGACTACGGCCCCTACCGCCGCACTCGGGGCGCGGCAGTGAGTGAGGAGATAACGATTACAACACGAAGCGATTGTCGGCAACGGGGACGTGCCGGATTTCTCTTGACAACAGTTTCCGCGGTCCGGGAAAAAGCACAGCGGAACGAGCCACGTGCTCATTCCGCCGAACCGTTTCACGGAGAGCCGATTAGCCCTCGACCACCACGATGCCCATGCTCCGGGCCGTGCCCTCGATGATACGGGAGGCGTGATCGACGTCGCGGGCGTTCAGGTCGGCCTGCTTCTGGGTCGCGATGTCCTTCACCTGCTTCTTGGTGACGGTGAACCCCTTGTACTTGCCGCCCTTCTTGGAGTCGGCGGGGATCACTTCCTTGCCGGCCTTCTTCGCGTGCGGGATCTTGGCCGCGAGCTTCAGGAGGATCGCGGCGGGCGGGCTCTTGATTTTGAACTCGAAGCTCTTGTCCGAGTACACGGTGATGACCACCGGCAGCATCAGCCCCTTCATTTCGGGCTTGTTCGTCTTGTCGTTGAACTGCTTCACGAACATACCGATGTTCACACCGTGGGCACCGAGCGCCGGGCCGACGGGCGGCGCCGGCGTGGCCGACCCGCCGGGGCACTGGAGCTTCACTTGGCCCGTCACCTGCTTCGCCATTGCTGCACCTAGAACGGATGGTCTTTGTAGAATTAACTGTTGTAGCGTTCGCACGCGGCAGTGTCCACAACCGCCCCCGGAGCACGGGCGCGGCGGGCCGGCGCGTTACACTTTGGCAACCTGCCAGTATTCGAGTTCGACGGGCAGCGGCCGCCCCCAGAACGTGACGACCACCGTGATCTTCGGCGCGTCGGTCGGGTCTTTCGGCTCGCTGATCGCGGTCACTTCGCCCTCGGAGTTGGCGAAGGAGCCCTCGCGAATGCGCACGCGATCGCCCTTCTCGAACTCGATCTTGATCTTCTTGCCCTTGTCCGGGCCGCCGGCCTGCTTTTCGCCGGTGAGCATCTGCTGAACTTCGTGTTCCGACATCGGCTCCGGGGTCGGCAACTCGTTGGACTTGTTGCGCAAGTTCAGGAAGTCACCGACGCCGCTCGTTTCGCGGAACAGGTACAGAATGCGGTCGTTGAACTCCAGCTCCGCGAACAGGTACCCCTGGAACTTCTTCCGTTTCCGGGTAACCTTCCGCTCCACCGTCACGGTGTCGCCGGTCTTCTTGTCCTTGACCTTGACCGCCTTCTTCTCGATCACCTCTTCAAACGGGATCATGATCTGGCCGAAATACTCTTCAAGACCCTCGATCGCGACCTTGCGCAGGATCGCGGCCTTGATGGTGTCTTCGCGGCCGCTCTGGACCTTGATCGCGTACCACTTCTTCTTGGTCTCAGGCGCTGGCTCGGCCGCCGGCTCGTCATCGCCCGACGCGACCGCAGGTTCCGCATCCGCATCGGACTTCGATCGGGTGCCACGAGACTTCTTCGCGGTAGTGGACGACGCTTCGCCCTCGTCCGCAGCCTCGCTCTCGGCAGCCTCCTCCGTCTCCGGCGACTCCGAAGGAGACTCGCCGGGCTCAATCAACGCCTGCACATCGCTCTCGGAAGGAGCGGGAGCGGAAACGGCATCGTTCGTGTTCGCATCGACAACCGGATCGGCGGGATTGGCCCCGTCAATCGGTGGCGTTTCTGCGGCGGTTTCTTCGGTCATGTTAGATCAGCCTTACGGCTGCCTCGCGGAGTCCCGCGTTACCACTTTTGTTCTTGTTGAACCTGACCGGCCTTGTCCGGGTTGGTCACGCGGGCCGGGAGCACACCGACCGTTTGACGACTCAGCAACCAACCCCAGAACAGGTCGACCGCGAGCAGAAACAGCGTCATGAGAAGCGTGGTGATGAGCACCACGACGGTATCTTGGGCCAACCGCTTGCGGGTGGACCACGACACTTTGTTCATTTCCGCTTCGGTCGCGATGAGGAACTCGGCGAAGTCCGGCACGTTCACCGCCCGGAACCCGATCCACAACGTGACGGCGATGATGAGCACGAGCACCACGACCTTCGCCCCGATGCTCAGCAAGAAGCCGTTCATTAGCGGGATCGACTGGATCCCGAACGGCATCGCGAGCGTCAACTGCGCCGGTACGAGCCCGTTAACGTAAAGCGACCACGCCCCGGACCCGCCGATCAGCAGGACGCCGAGGATGGTGATCCGGCGCACCTTCACCCCGAGCGATCGCTTGTACTGGTGCGACGAGAACCACCCCTGTTCTTCCATCGCGATCATCCAGCGCGAACCGGTCGTGCTGGTAAAAAATCGCACCGCGAGGAACGCGAGCCCGATGGCAACCGCGCCACTGACGGCCATCCCCGCCGTGCCCTCGATGTTCATCGCGAACGCTCGGGCGACGAAGAAGATCGTGATAATCGCGGAGATCATCAGGAAGATGCCGCCGTGTACGCCCCTCGGCGCGTCCCCGGCAATCTTGGAGCCGAACCACGCCAGCGCCGCAATCGCAGCGACCTCGGCGATGAACCAGAACAAGTAATCCGCCGGCTTGTTGCCGAGGTTCGGCGTTACGTATTCGGCCCACGTCACCGGGAGCAGGTAAAACACGATCGCGAGTGCGGCGCAAACGTAGATCGCACCGAAGAGGCTCGCGATCGGCAGGCTCAGTGACTGGCCCGGCGTACTGGGCGCGGAACTGGGTTCAATGGCGGTCGCCATGCTCCGTCCTCTCCATCCCGTCTTGGGTGCGTCCCTGAATTGCGAGGCATTGTCGCAACGGGAACGGGCGTGTTTCGTTCGTGTCCTGTGTGTCCGCCGGCGTCTCGAACCGGTCCACATGAGCCAACCGGCCGCTGAACCGGGCGAATCCCCTGTTCGGCGGCCGGTTGCGTATCGACTGCATTTACTGAGACTTCGGGCGCCGCGATCCACTCATTCCGCGACCATTCAGATCAACGGCCCGACGCCTCGCCCACTCGCCTAAATCGTCCCGCTAATTATCGACCGCTGCTCGAAGGTTGCCGGGCTCCACCCGTCTCCCCTCGCCGTTCCGCCACCCGCCGTTCGCAGCCCCGCGAGGAGCGCACTCGAACCGAACCCCGCGACAGCACGAGCGGAGGGATTTGAACCCCCAACCGACGGTTTTGGAAACCGTTGCTCTACCGTTGAGCTACGCTCGTAGGCGCCGTTAGCTCTCGACGATTCGCTGCTAACCAAAAGGGGACAGCGACACGCGCCGATCTCGCCCGACTCGGGTAGCAGCGAGAGCTAACGACCAACGGCTCAGACAAGAATCTTCGTCACGACGCCGGAACCGACGGTCTTGCCACCTTCGCGGATCGCGAAGCGAAGACCTTCGTCCATCGCGACGGGCATCCCGTCCATCAACTCCACGGTGATCTTCACGTTGTCACCGGGCATGCACATTTCGACTTCGGCCGGGAGCGTGATCGAACCGGTCACGTCCGTGGTGCGGAAGTAGAACTGCGGCTTGTAGCCCTTGAAGAACGGCGTGTGGCGCCCGCCTTCGTCCTTGGACAACACGTAGATGTTGGCCTCGAACTTGGTGTGCGGAGTGATGCTGCCCGGCTTGGCGAGCACCTGACCGCGCTCGATCCCGTCGCGATCGATCCCGCGGAGCAGCGCCCCGACGTTGTCGCCGGCGATGGCCCGGTCGAGCGTCTTCTGGAACATTTCGATGCCCGTGAGCACCGTCTTCACGTTGTCCTTGCGGAGCCCGATGATCTCGACTTCGTCGCCGACCTTCGCGGTCCCGCGCTCGACGCGGCCCGTGGCGACCGTCCCACGACCCTTGATCGAGAACACGTCTTCGATCGACATGAGGAACGGCTTGTCCTCTTCACGCTGCGGCAGCGGCACGTAGGTGTCGAGCGCGAACATGAGGGCGTCGACCGACAGCGACCCCTGGTTCTCGGAGGTCGCGTTCTCGAGGGCCTCCTTCGACCGACCGTAGACGATGGGGATGTCGTCGCCCTTGAACTCGTACTTATTGAGCAGGTCGCGGAGCTCCATCACGACGAGCGGGATGAGCTCCGGGTCGGCCTTGTCGCACTTGTTGAGGTACACGACCATGTTCGGCACGCCGACCTGCTTGGCGAGCAGGATGTGCTCGCGGGTCTGCGGCATGGGGCCGTCGTCGGCGGCGACCACCAGGATGGCCGCGTCCATCTGGGCGGCACCGGTGATCATGTTCTTGATGTAGTCGGCGTGCCCGGGGCAGTCGATGTGGGCGTAGTGCCGCCCCTTGATCGCCTGCGAGTAGTCGATCTTCTCCATGCCCGGGTAGTCGAGCAGATCCTTGTACGGCAGCGCGTCCTGGCTGGCGTAGGTGCGGTCGTTCGATTCGTATTCGACGTGGGAGACGGCGATGGTGACAGTCTTGTTCGCGTCACGAACGATGCCACCCTTGGCAATTTCCGCGTAGGTCTTGAACTCTTTGATCTTGTTCACATACGCGTTGCGAGCCATGATCGCCGCGGTCGTGGTCGTTTTGCCGTGGTCGATGTGACCGATCGTCCCGACGTTGACGTGCGGCTTGGTGCGCTCGAATGTCCCCTTTGCCATCGCTCCTCACTCCTCGACGGTTAAACGTGGTGATTGCAGGGGTCGCGGCCGAACGGCCGTCTTCCCGTTTCGGTCCGAGAGAGCTGCTGATGGGACTTGAACCCATGACCTCCTCCTTACCAAGGAGGTGCTCTACCAACTGAGCTACAGCAGCATACCCAGGTAAAGGGTAAAAGATTCGGACCGAAAGTGAAGGGGGCGGACGACCGGGGGCGGCACTTTCCTTTGAACTTTTTCCCGTTCCAGTTCCCCGGCCAGAGCGGGCGATGGGATTTGAACCCACGACATCTTGCTTGGAAGGCAAGAGCTCTACCGCTGAGCTACACCCGCACACGCGAAGACCGAGCGGAAAGAACAGAGCCAAAAAAGAAGGCCCACCCGACCGAACTCGCGAACCCGACTCGCCTTCTTCCCTATTTTTCTATTCCCGTCGCGCCCTTTCTCACTCAGAACCACACGAACCAGTGGGTAGGGAGGGATTTGAACCCCCGAATCCCGAAGGAGCCAGATTTACAGTCTGGTGCAATTGACCACTCTGCCACCTACCCGTGAACCGTCACCAACTCCGACTCGCGTGCTCTCCTGATTGTATGACCCGACTGCAGCAGTGAAAAGCTCGCGGAGGGAGTTGAACCCACGACCAGCGGTTTACAAAACCGCTGCTCTACCACTGAGCTACGCGAGCAAGATCCTTTACTTCCAAGTCTTTCGCGACTCGTTGTCTGAACCCCGCCGTGAGTGTTTTAACCACCCGTGACCGTGAACACAACAACCGTTTTCGAGGCCCGGCGGTCATGTCTAAGAGCGATTCTATAGCGCCCGGGTTCACGAACAAGCCAAAGAAACGACACAAAACGCGCCCGGCGTTCCCGCTCTTCGCCCGCGCCACGAATCACTGGGCGAAGAAGATTCGCGGGAAGATGAATTACTTCGGCCCCGGAGCGCCCACGACGGTGTCTTCAAGAAGTACGAGGAACAAAAAGGCGCGCCCCACTCCGGGCGGAAGCCGCGCGAGGTGTCCGCGGGTGTCACGGTCAAAAACCTGTGCGACTCGATCACTTTCGCCCAGTGAGCATGTCCACCACCCAGCACCCCCGCACATGCTCGCCCGGTTGTCGGCAATGGTTCAGGATGTCGTCGTTATCGCACCCGGCATCCTGAAGCGCGTCGGCCAGGATCGGCATCCGATCAAAGGCGCGGTCTTGGTAGATGCCTTCTGCGAGGGGGCGCACGTCGGACGTGAGCCAAGACGATTCAACGGCGACGGGACGGAAGGGGTTGCCGAAGATGTCGCGGAATAGGGAAGCGATAGTAAAGAACGCCTGCTGCTTGGCACTCTCAAACCGTGCTTTGCCTTCCTTGCCGTATGGTCTGCCTTTTCCCGCCGCCTCAGCTTCACTCCCCGCCGCATTGCCTACCCACCGGACAATACCCAAAGCAATGAATCCCGTGTTCCGGGTGGCGGAGTCTGCGGCATCGGCGGCCGTGTGTAGTGCGTACAGGGGGTCATGCGGCCCGCGACAATTCCAGAACCGCTCGCTCTCCTTCACTGCGTTTGTCCCGTGGGCGGCGTGCTCAATTTCTACCGAGTCGGCCGAACCGTCTGCGGCACGCTCTGCTACTTCAATCCCCTTGCGGCTTCGAGCGTCTGTCAATAAGTGCCAAACATACCGGCAGCAAGCACACTTGAGCAGACGAGTCTTTCGGGCCTCCTCGTCGGGCTTCACATGTTCCAGCATTGGTTGCGGGTCGGTCGCGGCCAGCCATTCCGCTTCGGTCATCGCTTGCCCTCTGAACCGCCTTT
The Gemmata palustris DNA segment above includes these coding regions:
- the tuf gene encoding elongation factor Tu, which codes for MAKGTFERTKPHVNVGTIGHIDHGKTTTTAAIMARNAYVNKIKEFKTYAEIAKGGIVRDANKTVTIAVSHVEYESNDRTYASQDALPYKDLLDYPGMEKIDYSQAIKGRHYAHIDCPGHADYIKNMITGAAQMDAAILVVAADDGPMPQTREHILLAKQVGVPNMVVYLNKCDKADPELIPLVVMELRDLLNKYEFKGDDIPIVYGRSKEALENATSENQGSLSVDALMFALDTYVPLPQREEDKPFLMSIEDVFSIKGRGTVATGRVERGTAKVGDEVEIIGLRKDNVKTVLTGIEMFQKTLDRAIAGDNVGALLRGIDRDGIERGQVLAKPGSITPHTKFEANIYVLSKDEGGRHTPFFKGYKPQFYFRTTDVTGSITLPAEVEMCMPGDNVKITVELMDGMPVAMDEGLRFAIREGGKTVGSGVVTKILV
- the nusG gene encoding transcription termination/antitermination protein NusG, with the translated sequence MTEETAAETPPIDGANPADPVVDANTNDAVSAPAPSESDVQALIEPGESPSESPETEEAAESEAADEGEASSTTAKKSRGTRSKSDADAEPAVASGDDEPAAEPAPETKKKWYAIKVQSGREDTIKAAILRKVAIEGLEEYFGQIMIPFEEVIEKKAVKVKDKKTGDTVTVERKVTRKRKKFQGYLFAELEFNDRILYLFRETSGVGDFLNLRNKSNELPTPEPMSEHEVQQMLTGEKQAGGPDKGKKIKIEFEKGDRVRIREGSFANSEGEVTAISEPKDPTDAPKITVVVTFWGRPLPVELEYWQVAKV
- the rplK gene encoding 50S ribosomal protein L11: MAKQVTGQVKLQCPGGSATPAPPVGPALGAHGVNIGMFVKQFNDKTNKPEMKGLMLPVVITVYSDKSFEFKIKSPPAAILLKLAAKIPHAKKAGKEVIPADSKKGGKYKGFTVTKKQVKDIATQKQADLNARDVDHASRIIEGTARSMGIVVVEG
- the secE gene encoding preprotein translocase subunit SecE, with amino-acid sequence MATAIEPSSAPSTPGQSLSLPIASLFGAIYVCAALAIVFYLLPVTWAEYVTPNLGNKPADYLFWFIAEVAAIAALAWFGSKIAGDAPRGVHGGIFLMISAIITIFFVARAFAMNIEGTAGMAVSGAVAIGLAFLAVRFFTSTTGSRWMIAMEEQGWFSSHQYKRSLGVKVRRITILGVLLIGGSGAWSLYVNGLVPAQLTLAMPFGIQSIPLMNGFLLSIGAKVVVLVLIIAVTLWIGFRAVNVPDFAEFLIATEAEMNKVSWSTRKRLAQDTVVVLITTLLMTLFLLAVDLFWGWLLSRQTVGVLPARVTNPDKAGQVQQEQKW